The Centroberyx gerrardi isolate f3 chromosome 12, fCenGer3.hap1.cur.20231027, whole genome shotgun sequence genome has a window encoding:
- the LOC144541923 gene encoding IgGFc-binding protein-like, with product NACSSLCPVVEQAVQCPRECEEGCQCDAGYLHDGHACVSTGHCGCSQDGRRFKASESKILQNCTMKCTCGPPLVCEDYSCPAQHSCVVSDGTMGCSKAVESPDPCEERCDESEKCSLSNGVPVCETPQGVCWAWGHPHYHTFDGLDYDFEGSCTYLLAASRGAACGLTPFSVSEKSDRYGSTSTRVVTVQAYGFIIKLSSEKGRVWVNGLVEYLPVSLLRGKIQVSHREGKVLLKTDFGMQVVFDWSSTVAVTLNPRYNGKVYGLCGNFNGDPLDEHTVATHGSLPIQSVVDLAQAYRLFDGDHRCCTDCKQTADKLILAPDPVPNNTSSYRRLCAVLMDQKGHFAHCHGKVNPDSFYQSCVVDLMHNGESKVAVDQAMKSYSLVCEQSNDDYNSGVISDAHCPANSHYKTCGSACPPSCEFNVAYCNKICVQGCFCNSGFVKSPEGCVRPKQCGCTDSIGKYHSLNTTFWTPDNCGQLCVCGPATREIHCKPTECPRGQFCKRLGRIRVDGLHKPLPYSHQTGRVKAYHTPSSLVIHIDMGLQLVLYKMGTIMVVLPSTCGSSVSGLCGNANANPHDDQLMPNGEHAQNTLEFAHSWRSGGAEACRSSCASKLKHCPAEEQRLFEGRDFCGVLLNELGPFEDCASVLSPKNYFHSCVADSCSYGGHSSGLCSSIASYTAACQAAQLPIRQWRSDTFCGMLCPKNSHYELCGPRCPVVCAGLSSPANCSGGCEEGCQCDPGYVLSDGRCVLVSDCGCMHDGQYYPAGYFYPGHSCQKCHCRRGEVTCNPTPCSPLESCLVKDGVAKCKPLEYGVCQVLAGFGYVTFDGLALPHHGACTYVVSDLSSKAIHDYTLLLSFKERNGIIHKMSRVVFLWHSLELSIDPETPWKMQVNKEELSLPFDMGKIKAYQDGSSLTITTMSGVRIQLSSTQYLSLSVPHGYEATASGLCGNFNGDQSDDLELRNNHLTKSIAEFLYSWAVVAPGQPCYKNCGTACDGCSVSPEAMMACDVLLARSVVFNHCWNSGVEPHVYRDVCIRAVCAGAGHMEATCLALEAYAAACQAKGITLGSSAVGCSEGCQCLNGNVFDREECVPHSRCGCVLHDRYIKMDEQLYTEDCTQRCWCHPVGRALCEKAACSPGQQCALRNGSWGCHEQPVVCELRSSLQVSTLSGQQLSLEPQFSYSLVSLCDEASEQWFSLISYHGPCHGSSSRVVTVLQILLKGSSVAIQEGTVKVNGHFVSLPYMLPSGVSLSPGVTQDKSEVTVILRRDAGMESELEMEIGVTMVTVKLPLWYSDKLCGLCGNHNDLHSHKSVKSWVLPDFPGCGFSG from the exons AATGCCTGCTCCTCGCTGTGTCCGGTGGTTGAACAGGCAGTGCAATGCCCAAGAGAGTGTGAGGAAGGCTGCCAGTGTGATGCTGGATACCTCCATGATGGCCATGCTTGCGTGTCAACAGGGCATTGTGGGTGTTCACAGGATGGGAGGAGGTTTAAG GCCTCTGAGAGCAAAATTCTACAAAACTGCACCATGAAATGCACCTGTGGGCCGCCTCTTGTGTGTGAGGACTATTCATGCCCTGCCCAGCACAGCTGTGTAGTTTCAGATGGAACCATGGGCTGCAGCAAGGCTG TGGAAAGCCCAGATCCATGTGAGGAGAGATGTGATGAATCAGAGAAATGTTCCCTGAGCAATGGTGTGCCTGTCTGTGAGACCCCTCAGGGTGTGTGCTGGGCCTGGGGACACCCACACTACCACACCTTCGATGGGCTCGACTATGACTTTGAGGGTAGCTGCACCTACCTGCTTGCAGCCAGCCGAGGGGCAGCTTGTGGTCTGACACCCTTCAGTGTGTCGGAGAAGAGTGACCGCTATGGGTCAACCTCTACACGGGTGGTGACCGTACAGGCTTATGGGTTCATCATCAAGCTCAGCAGCGAGAAGGGCAGAGTATGG GTTAATGGTCTGGTGGAATATCTCCCTGTCAGTTTATTACGGGGTAAGATCCAGGTGTCCCACAGGGAAGGAAAGGTTCTACTGAAGACTGACTTTGGCATGCAGGTCGTCTTCGACTGGAGCTCCACCGTTGCTGTGACTCTGAACCCACGCTACAATGGCAAAGTCTATGGGCTGTGTGGCAACTTCAACGGTGATCCTCTAGATGAGCATACTGTAGCCACACATGGCTCACTTCCCATTCAGAGTGTGGTTGACCTGGCCCAGGCATACAGGCTGTTTGATGGGGACCACAGGTGCTGTACTGATTGTAAGCAGACAGCAGATAAATTGATCTTGGCCCCAGATCCTGTTCCCAACAACACCTCCAGCTACAGGAGACTGTGTGCAGTCCTCATGGATCAGAAGGGGCACTTTGCCCACTGTCATGGCAAAGTCAATCCAGATTCGTTCTACCAAAGTTGTGTAGTTGACCTCATGCATAATGGAGAGTCAAAAGTTGCTGTTGACCAGGCCATGAAGTCATACTCTTTGGTTTGTGAACAATCTAATGATGACTACAACAGTGGGGTGATAAGCG ATGCGCACTGCCCGGCCAACAGCCACTACAAGACCTGTGGCTCAGCCTGTCCTCCATCGTGTGAGTTTAACGTTGCCTACTGTAATAAGATCTGtgtgcagggctgcttctgtaaCTCTGGCTTCGTCAAGAGCCCAGAGGGCTGTGTGCGTCCGAAGCAGTGTGGCTGCACAGACTCCATAGGCAAATACCACAGTCTCAACACAACATTCTGGACCCCTGACAACTGTGGTCAGCTCTGCGTCTGTGGTCCAGCCACCAGAGAGATCCACTGCAAGCCGACCGAGTGCCCCAGAGGACAGTTCTGCAAGCGGCTAGGACGCATAAGG GTTGATGGACTGCACAAGCCCTTACCATACTCTCATCAAACAGGCCGTGTAAAAGCCTATCACACACCTTCATCCCTGGTCATCCACATTGACATGGGATTACAGCTGGTCCTCTATAAAATGGGCACTATAATGGTTGTCCTCCCCAGCACTTGCGGATCTTCTGTCTCTGGTCTTTGTGGGAATGCCAACGCTAACCCACATGATGACCAATTGATGCCCAATGGAGAGCATGCCCAAAACACACTGGAGTTTGCCCAcagctggaggtctggaggggCAGAAGCCTGTAGGTCCAGCTGTGCCTCCAAGTTGAAGCATTGCcctgcagaggagcagaggctTTTTGAAGGCAGGGATTTCTGTGGGGTGCTGTTGAATGAGCTGGGGCCATTTGAAGACTGTGCTTCAGTGTTGAGTCCCAAAAACTACTTCCACAGCTGTGTGGCAGACTCCTGCTCTTATGGGGGCCACTCCTCAGGCCTCTGCAGTTCCATCGCATCCTATACTGCAGCCTGCCAAGCAGCTCAGCTGCCTATCAGGCAGTGGAGGAGTGATACATTCTGTG GTATGTTGTGCCCTAAGAACAGCCACTATGAGCTGTGTGGACCTCGATGTCCTGTTGTATGTGCTGGTCTGTCTTCCCCAGCCAATTGTAGTGGAGGTTGCGAGGAGGGCTGCCAGTGTGACCCTGGCTATGTCCTAAGTGATGGCCGGTGTGTGCTGGTTTCGGATTGTGGCTGCATGCACGATGGGCAGTATTACCCTGCTGGCTATTTCTACCCTGGGCACAGCTGCCAGAAGTGTCactgtaggagaggagaggtgaccTGCAATCCTACACCCTGCAGCCCCCTGGAAAGCTGCTTAGTAAAGGATGGTGTTGCCAAGTGTAAGCCTCTGGAGTACGGGGTGTGCCAAGTGTTGGCCGGCTTTGGCTACGTCACTTTTGACGGCTTGGCTCTGCCTCACCATGGAGCTTGTACCTATGTCGTGTCAGACCTTTCCTCTAAAGCCATACATGACTATACTCTGCTCCTTAGCTTTAAGGAGAGAAATGGCATAATTCATAAAATGAGCAGAGTAGTGTTTCTGTGGCATTCATTAGAGTTGTCAATTGACCCCGAGACTCCATGGAAGATGCAA GTCAACAAGGAAGAACTCTCCTTACCTTTTGACATGGGTAAAATTAAAGCATACCAAGATGGCAGCAGCCTGACTATCACCACAATGTCGGGGGTGAGAATTCAGTTGTCCTCCACCCAGTACCTCAGTTTGTCTGTACCACACGGTTACGAAGCCACAGCTTCTGGCCTCTGTGGGAACTTCAATGGGGACCAGTCTGATGACTTGGAGCTCCGAAACAATCATCTGACCAAAAGCATTGCAGAGTTCCTGTACAGCTGGGCAGTAGTCGCCCCTGGACAGCCTTGCTACAAGAATTGTGGAACAGCCTGTGATGGGTGCAGTGTGTCCCCTGAAGCCATGATGGCCTGTGATGTCCTATTGGCCAGGAGTGTTGTATTCAACCATTGCTGGAACAGTGGCGTGGAGCCCCATGTTTACAGAGATGTGTGTATCAGAGCGGTTTGTGCTGGGGCAGGGCACATGGAGGCCACATGCCTAGCACTGGAAGCATATGCTGCAGCCTGCCAAGCCAAAGGAATAACT cttGGTTCTTCAGCAGTGGGCTGCTCTGAGGGCTGCCAGTGCCTCAATGGAAATGTGTTTGATAGGGAGGAGTGTGTACCTCACAGTCGGTGTGGGTGTGTCCTTCATGACAGATATATCAAG ATGGATGAGCAGCTGTACACTGAGGACTGCACCCAGAGGTGCTGGTGCCACCCTGTGGGTCGGGCACTGTGTGAGAAGGCAGCCTGCAGCCCTGGGCAGCAGTGTGCTCTGAGGAATGGTTCCTGGGGCTGCCATGAGCAGCCAGTAGTTTGTGAGCTCAGGAGCAGCCTCCAGGTCTCCACCCTCAGTGGGCAGCAGTTGAGCTTGGAACCCCAGTTCTCTTACAGTCTGGTGTCTCTGTGTGACGAGGCCAGTGAGCAGTGGTTCAGCCTGATCTCCTACCATGGACCCTGTCATGGCAGCTCTTCCAGGGTTGTCACTGTATTGCAAATCCTCCTGAAGGGATCATCAGTTGCCATCCAGGAAGGCACAGTGAAG GTGAATGGACACTTTGTGTCCCTCCCTTACATGCTGCCATCAGGTGTGTCCCTGTCACCTGGTGTGACCCAGGACAAGTCAGAGGTCACAGTGATCCTGAGGAGAGATGCTGGGATGGAGTCGGAGCTGGAGATGGAGATTGGTGTCACCATGGTGACTGTCAAGCTCCCACTCTGGTACTCAGACAAACTGTGTGGTCTCTGTGGAAACCACAACGACCTCCACTCGCATAAGTCTGTCAAGTCATGGGTCCTCCCAGACTTTCCTGGATG TGGCTTCAGTGGATGA
- the LOC144541924 gene encoding IgGFc-binding protein-like: protein MQFVLLLQVCLLGFGLSWASPGRKFLMMFPPHNEQTPNVSHQITITATGVWSLVTVKVLESSFIQHIFLSAGQSKTIPLPLSVGMTSARSSSLLSVKSTRPVSVLASFCTQTGCDHSLLHDVSSWGTHYYPITPKFPDQTAVSQMVITNSDHETSVDVALSGEVVFEGNLYPRGSILHLSIRALESVHLQSNTTLSGSEIHSKEAINIARAHLSSVTISAIYTVQVYIQGFNISMVKEDKHQVRIDGQKRNLPLTLGNGSLNLYPSGSSIVLDTTFGLVLQYDWDHHLQVEVSPELYGLLCGLCGNASHNSTGDFIGPDGTHKTQAVDFILPWRVDSDTGFCTEDCGGGASCPICTTSQTKSFPGDIKHGSVGTGCTLLQSSDGPFAECHSYIDPEPYVRSCMTNLCVANGAASAMCRVMTAYANICQRLGARVAYWRSIAKCPMICPMNSHYETCGSACPATCGNPDAQLGCSLPCVESCQCNRGYLLSGGKCVPYNKCGCIHQGSYYHPKENFWIDQQCQRQCVCQPTSRKVMCAQSRCQVGEVCKVQNGVLGCHTDGSGVCIAKGDPHYTTFDGRDFDFHGNCTYLLAAHCPSWGDLEDFSVEVQNQMKGPTNLSFSRLVKMFVSGYSIEMSYDWSNMVEVNGLLLSLPSVLSQGKVKIYMIGLSMVIETDFGVVVTYNSDLLTVHVPRVFSGGLCGLCGNFNGDPEDDLMAEGESDMSVAVTRWRTNSRHGCVDVPMNTSQCHPQEKDVYRGKDFCGRLLDTEGAFQSCHKAVDPRVFFDNCVYDLCYGNELPSPLAMTCKEGCFCKPGFFHSGGKCVPISECGCIYNGVYHEIYENFYPDEHCRVHCACVGHG from the exons ATGCAGTTTGTGCTGCTGCTCCAGGTGTGCCTCTTAGGATTTG GCTTGTCCTGGGCCAGTCCTGGTAGGAAGTTTCTCATGATGTTTCCCCCACATAATGAGCAAACGCCAAATGTCAGCCATCAGATCACTATCACAGCCACAGGTGTTTGGAGCTTAGTCACTGTGAAGGTTCTGGAAAGTAGCTTCATACAACacatcttcctctctgctggccAGTCTAAGACCATCCCCCTGCCGTTGTCTGTGGGAATGACCAGTgctcgctcctcctctctcctcagtgttAAGTCAACACGGCCTGTTTCAGTTCTGGCCTCATTCTGCACCCAGACCGGTTGTGATCATAGCCTCCTTCATGATGTGTCCTCCTGGGGGACCCACTACTATCCCATCACCCCGAAGTTCCCTGACCAGACTGCTGTCAGCCAGATGGTGATCACCAACTCTGACCACGAGACATCTGTGGATGTGGCCCTCTCAGGGGAAGTGGTCTTTGAGGGCAATTTGTACCCCAGGGGTAGTATCCTTCACTTAAGTATACGGGCGCTGGAGAGTGTTCATCTCCAGAGCAACACCACCCTCTCTGGCTCAGAGATACACTCCAAAGAGGCT ATCAATATAGCCAGAGCGCACTTGAGCAGTGTTACCATCTCCGCCATCTACACAGTACAGGTCTACATCCAAGGGTTTAATATCTCCATGGTTAAAGAAGACAAACATCAAGTCAGG ATTGATGGACAGAAGAGAAACCTACCTCTTACCTTAGGGAATGGGTCCCTGAACTTGTATCCAAGTGGCTCCAGCATTGTCTTAGATACTACTTTTGGCCTGGTTCTGCAGTATGACTGGGACCATCACCTCCAGGTTGAAGTTAGCCCAGAGCTATATGGACTCCTGTGTGGTCTGTGTGGAAACGCCAGTCACAACTCCACGGGTGACTTCATTGGCCCTGATGGGACACACAAGACCCAGGCTGTGGACTTTATCCTCCCTTGGAGAGTGGACAGTGATACAGGCTTCTGTACTGAGGATTGCGGAGGTGGTGCCTCATGTCCAATATGTACTACAAGCCAAACCAAATCATTTCCTGGTGACATTAAACATGGCTCTGTGGGGACTGGTTGCACTCTCCTGCAGAGCAGTGATGGACCTTTTGCTGAGTGCCACTCCTATATTGATCCTGAGCCATATGTTCGTAGCTGTATGACCAATCTGTGTGTTGCCAACGGAGCTGCCTCTGCTATGTGCAGGGTCATGACAGCCTATGCCAACATCTGCCAGAGGCTCGGGGCCAGAGTCGCATACTGGAGAAGTATAGCCAAGTGCC CCATGATATGTCCTATGAACAGCCACTATGAGACCTGTGGCTCTGCCTGCCCTGCTACCTGTGGTAACCCAGATGCCCAGCTTGGTTGCTCCTTGCCCTGTGTGGAATCATGCCAGTGCAACAGGGGATATCTGCTCAGTGGCGGCAAGTGTGTACCATATAACAAGTGTGGTTGCATCCACCAAGGTTCCTACTATCACCCCAAGGAGAACTTCTGGATCGACCAGCAGTGTCAGAGGCAGTGTGTCTGCCAGCCTACCTCCAGGAAGGTGATGTGTGCCCAGTCCCGTTGCCAGGTTGGGGAAGTGTGCAAGGTTCAAAATGGAGTCCTGGGCTGTCACACGGATGGGTCAGGGGTGTGCATAGCCAAAGGAGATCCTCATTATACCACCTTTGATGGGCGTGACTTTGACTTCCATGGTAACTGTACTTACCTACTCGCTGCTCATTGTCCTAGCTGGGGGGACCTGGAGGACTTTAGTGTGGAGGTGCAGAACCAGATGAAGGGCCCTACCAACCTTTCCTTCTCTCGGCTTGTTAAAATGTTTGTCTCTGGTTATTCCATTGAGATGTCGTATGACTGGAGTAACATGGTTGAG GTAAATGGTCTACTCCTGAGTCTTCCCTCTGTGTTAAGCCAAGGCAAAGTAAAGATCTACATGATTGGGCTCTCAATGGTTATAGAGACTGACTTTGGCGTTGTTGTGACATATAACTCAGACCTCCTGACTGTCCACGTGCCAAGGGTCTTCTCTGGTGGTCTCTGTGGCCTATGTGGGAATTTCAACGGTGATCCAGAAGACGACCTGATGGCAGAGGGGGAATCTGACATGTCTGTGGCTGTCACACGCTGGCGAACCAACAGCAGACATGGCTGTGTGGATGTGCCTATGAACACCTCCCAGTGCCATCCACAAGAGAAGGATGTTTATCGAGGAAAAGACTTCTGTGGGAGGTTACTGGATACAGAGGGAGCATTCCAGAGCTGTCACAAAGCTGTTGATCCACGTGTCTTCTTTGACAACTGTGTTTATGACCTCTGCTATGGCAATG AACTCCCCAGTCCTTTAGCAATGACCTGCAAGGAGGGTTGTTTCTGCAAACCTGGTTTCTTCCACAGTGGTGGGAAATGTGTACCAATCTCTGAGTGTGGCTGCATTTACAATGGAGTTTACCATGAAATCTATGAGAACTTTTACCCTGATGAGCACTGCCGGGTGCACTGCGCCTGTGTTGGCCATG GTTGA
- the LOC139908606 gene encoding uncharacterized protein LOC139908606, whose product MMRLLFLCLLLPAATASSEESEGSAVEGLDDEDLFKSNEIPGQKSILVESDPGSIVDKTTGVAETSDQFTLIIIVVAVSVVALSVAAIVAIVLVRRRMHNRQQGIYSVPAEQGQKGAV is encoded by the exons ATGATGCGATTGCTGTTCCTGTGTCTGCTGCTGCCAGCTGCTACTG CTTCATCggaggagagtgaaggatcAGCTGTTGAAG GTCTTGATGATGAGGATTTATTCAAGTCAAATG AGATTCCAGGCCAAAAATCCATCTTGGTCGAAAGTGATCCTGGCTCTATTGTAGACAAAACTACAGGTGTAGCAGAAACCTCAG ATCAGTTCACTCTAATCATCATCGTCGTAGCTGTGAGTGTAGTGGCTCTATCAGTTGCAGCGATAGTCG CCATAGTGTTGGTGAGACGCCGCATGCACAACCGGCAGCAAGG gaTCTACTCTGTGCCTGCAGAGCAGGGCCAGAAAGGGGCAGTCTAG